One Saccharopolyspora erythraea NRRL 2338 genomic region harbors:
- a CDS encoding ABC transporter ATP-binding protein, translating into MGSEQQGPGQQGAGEHLLELVDIEAGYGRAALVLRGLTVRVPPASVVCLVGPNGAGKSTVLKVASGMLAPRSGRIVVGGRDVTGRRPQQMLQAGLSHVLQGHSVFKEMSVAENVLLGAYTVKDRSEVAERAAFVRDLFPVVAQRWDSLAGVLSGGQQKQVEFARSLMVSPRVVLLDEPSMGLDPRATNTVFEQVLRMRDAGTAVLLVEQNARHALETADLGCVLDLGRVHVSGPAADLLADPQLGELYLGQRRASGSAPHPTTTTSPREPA; encoded by the coding sequence TTGGGATCTGAGCAGCAGGGACCTGGGCAGCAGGGGGCGGGCGAGCACCTGCTCGAGCTCGTCGACATCGAGGCGGGCTACGGCCGCGCGGCGCTCGTGCTGCGCGGGCTCACGGTGCGGGTCCCGCCCGCGAGCGTGGTCTGCCTCGTGGGACCCAACGGCGCGGGCAAGTCCACGGTGCTCAAGGTGGCGAGCGGAATGCTCGCGCCGCGTTCGGGGCGGATCGTGGTCGGTGGTCGCGACGTCACCGGCCGGCGACCGCAGCAGATGCTCCAGGCTGGTCTGTCGCACGTGCTCCAGGGCCACAGCGTGTTCAAGGAGATGTCGGTGGCCGAGAACGTGCTGCTCGGCGCCTACACCGTCAAGGACAGGTCCGAGGTCGCCGAGCGCGCCGCGTTCGTCAGGGACCTCTTCCCCGTCGTGGCCCAGCGGTGGGACTCGCTGGCCGGCGTACTCTCCGGCGGGCAGCAGAAGCAGGTCGAGTTCGCCCGCTCGCTGATGGTCAGTCCGCGCGTGGTGCTGCTGGACGAACCGTCGATGGGCCTGGACCCCCGGGCGACCAACACCGTTTTCGAGCAGGTGCTGCGGATGCGCGACGCGGGCACGGCGGTCCTGCTCGTCGAGCAGAACGCCCGCCACGCGCTGGAGACCGCCGACCTGGGTTGCGTCCTCGACCTCGGCCGGGTGCACGTCTCCGGCCCGGCCGCCGACCTGCTCGCCGACCCGCAACTGGGCGAGCTCTACCTCGGACAGCGCCGCGCCTCCGGCTCGGCGCCCCACCCGACCACTACGACATCGCCTCGGGAGCCAGCATGA
- a CDS encoding branched-chain amino acid ABC transporter permease — protein sequence MRSDSDAVGVALRAGRVIGLLALAALVIAFPSLAPDPFILSVGVVITSYAVLATSWNFVGGFTGYISLGHAAYSGLGAYATGLLIVRAGFDPWVALFAGGVLVALLAVPIGIASLRVRGASFVIVSIALVLITLLVFQSWGDFTGGSDGLRVPRPFGPDVMRPEQHERFFYLHAALLAVALLCWWVIDRSRFGAGLKAIREDEDKAQSLGVPTFAYKLVAFVVSAFFTALAGGLYALWFGFLDPVFQFSILAGSYLVLMSLLGGIRSLFGPVLGAVVVGYAMEYFKAQYGDTQLHLVAMGVLLAVVVLFMPDGIIPALNGLVNRFRPRAASIREVTQGELAERRREAEPPTSKQEVGR from the coding sequence TTGCGCAGCGATTCTGACGCCGTGGGCGTCGCGCTCCGCGCCGGCAGGGTGATCGGGTTGCTCGCGCTGGCCGCGCTGGTGATCGCGTTCCCCAGCCTGGCGCCGGACCCGTTCATCCTGTCCGTCGGCGTGGTGATCACCAGCTACGCCGTGCTCGCCACGTCGTGGAACTTCGTCGGCGGGTTCACCGGCTACATCTCGCTGGGCCACGCCGCCTACTCCGGACTCGGCGCCTACGCCACGGGGCTGCTGATCGTCCGCGCCGGGTTCGACCCGTGGGTGGCGCTGTTCGCCGGCGGCGTGCTGGTCGCGCTGCTGGCGGTCCCGATCGGCATCGCCAGCCTGCGGGTCCGCGGCGCGTCGTTCGTCATCGTCTCGATCGCGCTCGTGCTGATCACGCTGCTGGTCTTCCAGAGCTGGGGCGATTTCACCGGCGGCTCCGACGGACTGCGGGTTCCCCGTCCATTCGGGCCGGACGTCATGCGCCCCGAACAGCACGAGCGGTTCTTCTACCTGCACGCCGCGCTCCTGGCCGTCGCGCTGCTGTGCTGGTGGGTCATCGACCGCTCCCGCTTCGGCGCGGGGCTCAAGGCGATCCGCGAGGACGAGGACAAGGCCCAGTCGCTCGGCGTGCCGACCTTCGCCTACAAACTGGTGGCGTTCGTCGTCTCGGCGTTCTTCACCGCGCTGGCGGGCGGCCTCTACGCGCTGTGGTTCGGCTTCCTGGACCCCGTCTTCCAGTTCTCCATCCTGGCTGGTTCGTACCTGGTGCTGATGAGCCTGCTCGGCGGCATCCGAAGCCTGTTCGGGCCGGTTCTGGGCGCGGTGGTCGTCGGCTACGCCATGGAGTACTTCAAGGCCCAGTACGGCGACACCCAGCTGCACCTGGTCGCGATGGGCGTGCTGCTCGCGGTGGTGGTGCTGTTCATGCCCGACGGGATCATCCCCGCGCTCAACGGGCTGGTGAACCGGTTCCGCCCGCGTGCGGCGTCGATCCGCGAGGTCACCCAGGGCGAGCTCGCCGAACGGCGCCGCGAGGCCGAGCCGCCCACGTCGAAGCAGGAGGTGGGCCGATGA
- a CDS encoding amino acid ABC transporter substrate-binding protein, whose protein sequence is MTSAALVLTGCLSSSAGQGGDDTIRIGISLPLTGDFSEPGKGVRRGYEAWADYVNARGGLLGRRVELMILDDQSSADRVAADYEKLINQNGADLVFGPFSTRLVIPAAQVAKDYGFLFVEPAGAAEEVFAQGFDNLFYAAPAVAEDHYNHLAAAILAMPPERRPKTAAYAAMDDPFAQGTAYGLKEKLERAGIRTVVDEVYPPNTTDFGSIAAKIADSRADLVVGGTQYQDAVNLIVTLRQLGYQPAMAAFSTAPTNPEFPKAIGAQTEGILSPTGYTPEADYPSNKEFVAHYTAMHGSTPTEDEANAWTTGQVVAAAVQAVGCADPDLGCQRRLIDWLHANSVDTVVGKLSWDATGKPQGAHLIQQYVGGQIRIVLPADTREADLVHPKPTW, encoded by the coding sequence GTGACCAGCGCGGCCCTCGTGCTGACCGGTTGCCTCAGCTCGAGCGCCGGCCAGGGCGGTGATGACACGATCAGGATCGGCATCTCCCTGCCGCTCACCGGCGACTTCTCCGAGCCGGGCAAGGGCGTGCGCCGCGGTTACGAGGCGTGGGCCGACTACGTCAACGCCCGCGGCGGGCTCCTCGGCCGCCGGGTCGAGCTGATGATCCTCGACGACCAGTCCAGCGCCGACCGGGTCGCCGCCGACTACGAGAAGCTGATCAACCAGAACGGCGCGGACCTGGTGTTCGGGCCGTTCTCCACCCGCCTGGTCATCCCGGCCGCCCAGGTCGCCAAGGACTACGGCTTCCTGTTCGTCGAACCGGCGGGCGCCGCCGAGGAGGTCTTCGCCCAGGGCTTCGACAACCTCTTCTACGCCGCGCCCGCGGTCGCCGAGGACCACTACAACCACCTGGCGGCGGCGATCCTGGCGATGCCCCCGGAGCGGCGGCCGAAGACCGCGGCGTACGCGGCGATGGACGACCCGTTCGCGCAGGGCACCGCGTACGGGCTCAAGGAGAAGCTCGAGCGGGCGGGCATCCGCACGGTGGTCGACGAGGTCTACCCGCCCAACACCACCGACTTCGGCTCCATCGCCGCGAAGATCGCCGACTCGCGGGCCGACCTGGTGGTCGGCGGCACGCAGTACCAGGACGCGGTGAACCTCATCGTGACGCTGCGCCAACTCGGCTACCAGCCCGCGATGGCCGCGTTCTCCACCGCGCCGACCAATCCCGAGTTCCCCAAGGCGATCGGCGCGCAGACCGAGGGCATCCTCTCCCCCACCGGCTACACGCCGGAAGCGGACTACCCGTCCAACAAGGAGTTCGTGGCCCACTACACCGCGATGCACGGGTCCACACCCACCGAGGACGAGGCCAACGCCTGGACCACCGGGCAGGTCGTGGCCGCCGCCGTGCAGGCGGTCGGCTGCGCCGACCCGGACCTCGGCTGCCAGCGCAGGCTCATCGACTGGCTGCACGCCAACTCGGTCGACACCGTCGTCGGCAAGCTCAGCTGGGATGCCACCGGAAAGCCGCAGGGCGCGCACCTGATCCAGCAGTACGTCGGCGGGCAGATCCGGATCGTCCTGCCCGCCGACACCAGGGAAGCGGACCTGGTCCACCCGAAACCGACGTGGTGA
- a CDS encoding sugar phosphate isomerase/epimerase family protein — MSAFPDAVRDRDVPSGAAARVSTPEPGDPRLARLSLNQRTTANWSLREAVDGCTAAGIGSIGVWREPVAEAGLATAARMIGDAGLRVSSVCRGGFFTPSDPAARAAAHRDNLAAIDETAALGCRTLVLVPGGLPEGDRGIAGARSRVAEAVAALVPHARERGVRLGIEPMHPVFAADRGVISTLAQALDIAEQHPSDVAGVVVDTFHVWWEPGILEQIDRAGERIVSYQVCDWITPLPADTLLSRGMVGDGHIDFPALTRAVAATGYRGDVEVEIFNADVWAAPGTDVLATMARRYVEFVQPYL; from the coding sequence ATGAGCGCTTTCCCCGACGCGGTCAGGGATCGCGACGTCCCCTCCGGTGCCGCGGCGCGGGTGTCCACTCCGGAACCCGGTGACCCGCGGCTGGCCCGGCTTTCGCTGAACCAGCGCACCACGGCGAACTGGTCGCTGCGCGAGGCGGTGGACGGCTGCACCGCGGCCGGGATCGGCTCCATCGGCGTCTGGCGGGAACCGGTCGCCGAGGCCGGCCTCGCCACCGCCGCGCGGATGATCGGCGACGCGGGGCTGCGCGTGTCGTCGGTGTGCCGAGGAGGCTTCTTCACCCCGTCGGACCCGGCGGCGCGAGCCGCCGCCCACCGTGACAACCTCGCGGCCATCGACGAGACCGCGGCGCTGGGATGCCGGACGCTCGTGCTCGTGCCCGGCGGGCTGCCGGAGGGCGACCGCGGCATCGCGGGGGCACGCTCGCGCGTCGCCGAGGCCGTCGCCGCGCTGGTGCCCCACGCTCGCGAGCGCGGGGTCCGGCTCGGCATCGAGCCGATGCACCCGGTCTTCGCCGCCGATCGCGGGGTGATCTCCACCCTCGCCCAAGCGCTCGACATCGCCGAGCAGCACCCGAGCGACGTGGCCGGAGTCGTGGTCGACACCTTCCACGTGTGGTGGGAACCGGGGATTCTGGAGCAGATCGACCGCGCGGGCGAGCGCATCGTCAGCTACCAGGTGTGCGACTGGATCACTCCGCTGCCGGCCGACACGCTGCTCAGCCGCGGGATGGTGGGCGACGGCCACATCGACTTCCCCGCCCTCACCCGGGCGGTCGCCGCCACCGGCTACCGGGGCGATGTCGAGGTCGAGATCTTCAACGCCGATGTCTGGGCCGCGCCCGGCACCGACGTCCTGGCCACGATGGCCCGCCGCTACGTGGAGTTCGTGCAGCCGTACCTATAG
- a CDS encoding dihydrodipicolinate synthase family protein, which translates to MSTSARIDLPNADGTWTEVRLHEPREWTEHPKPHSSRVAFAAAHVVADPLGDNTPGAPAAVDWESTLAFRRELFRYGLGVAEAMDTAQRNMGLDWDAVRELIRRSAEQARAFGARIASGAGTDHRDGITTLDEVADAYAEQVGFVESTGSQVIVMASRQLARIARSAEDYQQVYGTVLRQVSEPVIVHWLGEVFDPHLAGYWGSADVPTATATFLDLLREHAGKVDGVKVSLLSADHERALRAALPEGVRLYTGDDFNYPDLVRGDSQHHSDALLGAFSAIAPAASAALAALDEGDVATYDAEMAATLPLSRHVFSAPTSYYKTGIAFMAWLCGHQPGFTMVGGLQSARGTTHLARIFALANEVRLLPDPELAAHRMRLHLETAGALR; encoded by the coding sequence ATGAGCACGTCCGCGCGCATCGACCTGCCCAACGCCGACGGCACCTGGACCGAGGTGCGGCTGCACGAGCCGCGGGAGTGGACCGAGCACCCGAAGCCCCACTCCTCGCGGGTCGCCTTCGCCGCCGCGCACGTGGTCGCCGATCCGCTCGGGGACAACACCCCGGGCGCACCGGCCGCGGTGGACTGGGAGTCCACATTGGCCTTCCGCCGCGAGCTTTTCCGCTACGGCCTCGGTGTGGCCGAGGCGATGGACACCGCCCAGCGCAACATGGGCCTGGACTGGGACGCGGTGCGGGAGCTGATCCGCCGCAGCGCCGAGCAGGCCCGCGCGTTCGGTGCCCGGATCGCCTCCGGGGCGGGCACCGACCACCGCGACGGGATCACCACCCTCGACGAGGTCGCCGATGCGTATGCCGAGCAGGTCGGCTTCGTGGAGTCGACCGGCTCGCAGGTGATCGTGATGGCCTCCCGCCAGCTCGCCCGGATCGCCCGGTCCGCCGAGGACTACCAGCAGGTCTACGGCACCGTGCTGCGCCAGGTCTCGGAGCCGGTGATCGTGCACTGGCTCGGCGAGGTCTTCGACCCGCACCTCGCCGGGTACTGGGGTTCGGCTGACGTGCCCACCGCCACCGCGACGTTCCTGGACCTGCTGCGCGAGCACGCCGGAAAGGTCGACGGGGTCAAGGTCTCACTGCTGTCGGCCGACCACGAACGCGCCCTGCGCGCCGCCCTTCCGGAAGGGGTGCGCCTCTACACGGGCGACGACTTCAACTACCCGGACCTGGTCCGGGGCGACTCGCAGCACCATTCGGATGCCCTGCTCGGTGCTTTCTCCGCCATCGCCCCGGCCGCGTCGGCCGCGCTCGCCGCGCTCGACGAGGGCGACGTCGCGACCTACGACGCGGAGATGGCGGCCACGTTGCCGCTGTCGCGGCACGTGTTCAGCGCGCCGACCTCCTACTACAAGACGGGAATCGCGTTCATGGCCTGGTTGTGCGGCCACCAGCCCGGTTTCACGATGGTCGGCGGGCTCCAGTCGGCGCGCGGCACCACGCACCTGGCGCGGATCTTCGCGCTCGCCAACGAGGTCCGGTTGCTGCCCGACCCCGAACTCGCCGCCCACCGGATGCGGCTGCACCTGGAAACCGCGGGAGCTCTGCGATGA
- a CDS encoding ABC transporter ATP-binding protein, whose translation MSTAGAPGARGLETTGLTKSFGGVRAVDDASVVFHHGAVNALIGPNGSGKTTFFNCVTGLVKPDSGIASYRGEDITGRPPHRIARAGIGRSFQLCRIFPRMTVLENMLVPARSRSLLGRLRSARQRDDVDRARELLARVGIEHLEDAEARDLSYGQQKLLELAGVLMADPETIMLDEPAGGVNPALIDRISALVRALNAEGRTFLIVEHNMDLVMSLSDHVVVFDRGRPIAAGSPDEVRDDPRVLEAYLGI comes from the coding sequence ATGAGCACGGCTGGAGCCCCGGGCGCGCGGGGACTGGAAACGACGGGGCTGACCAAGTCCTTCGGCGGTGTGCGCGCCGTGGACGACGCGAGCGTGGTTTTCCACCACGGCGCGGTGAACGCGCTGATCGGCCCCAACGGGTCGGGCAAGACCACCTTCTTCAACTGCGTCACCGGGCTGGTCAAACCGGATTCCGGCATCGCGAGCTACCGCGGCGAGGACATCACCGGCAGGCCGCCGCACCGGATCGCCCGCGCGGGGATCGGGCGCAGCTTCCAGCTCTGCCGGATCTTCCCGCGCATGACGGTCCTGGAGAACATGCTGGTCCCGGCGCGCTCGCGGTCGCTGCTCGGACGGCTGCGGTCGGCGCGCCAGCGCGACGACGTGGACCGGGCGCGCGAACTGCTCGCCCGCGTCGGCATCGAGCACCTGGAGGATGCCGAGGCACGCGATCTCTCCTACGGACAGCAGAAGCTGCTGGAGCTCGCGGGCGTGCTTATGGCCGACCCCGAGACGATCATGCTCGACGAGCCCGCGGGCGGGGTGAACCCCGCGCTGATCGACCGGATCTCGGCTCTGGTGCGAGCGCTCAACGCCGAGGGCAGGACCTTCCTCATCGTCGAGCACAACATGGACCTGGTCATGAGCCTGTCCGACCACGTCGTCGTCTTCGACCGCGGCAGGCCGATCGCCGCCGGAAGCCCGGACGAAGTCCGCGACGACCCGCGAGTCCTGGAGGCCTACCTTGGGATCTGA
- a CDS encoding branched-chain amino acid ABC transporter permease: MSGSLLLQSLLLGVLLGGLYALLAAGLTLYFGVMRVVMLAHSAFLILAAYLAWFFTVQTGLDPLLSLVFTVPLFFGIGVGMQRLLISRLRPATLTMMSVLLTFSIALLIEGMLGFAFTGTHRRISLPYSGADIAVFGASIPVVKLIAFGLAALSLAGLYVLLKATRFGQALRATIQHGEAAQLVGINTDRIAGYGFGLGLATAAIGGTALALDSTIYPSLHWHWIGPLMAIIVVGGLGSIPGAAIAAMVLGLGQSLLQIPLGTTWAQTLFYVALFATLMLHPQGFFGGRLAQRF; this comes from the coding sequence GTGAGCGGATCCCTCCTCCTGCAGAGCCTCCTGCTCGGCGTGCTGCTCGGCGGTCTCTACGCCCTCCTGGCGGCAGGTCTGACGCTGTACTTCGGCGTGATGCGCGTGGTGATGCTCGCGCACTCGGCGTTCCTCATCCTCGCGGCGTACCTGGCGTGGTTCTTCACCGTGCAGACCGGCCTGGACCCGCTGCTGTCGCTGGTGTTCACCGTCCCGCTGTTCTTCGGCATCGGAGTGGGCATGCAGCGGCTGCTGATCTCCCGGCTGCGCCCGGCGACGCTGACGATGATGTCGGTGCTGCTGACGTTCTCGATCGCGCTGCTGATCGAGGGAATGCTCGGTTTCGCCTTCACCGGGACCCACCGCCGGATCAGCCTGCCCTACTCCGGAGCCGACATCGCGGTCTTCGGCGCCAGCATCCCCGTGGTCAAGCTGATCGCCTTCGGCCTCGCCGCGCTGTCGCTGGCTGGGCTGTACGTGCTGCTGAAGGCCACCCGGTTCGGCCAGGCGCTGCGCGCGACGATCCAGCACGGGGAAGCCGCCCAGCTGGTCGGCATCAACACCGACCGGATCGCGGGCTACGGGTTCGGGCTCGGGCTGGCCACGGCCGCGATCGGCGGCACGGCGCTGGCGCTGGACTCGACGATCTACCCGTCGCTGCACTGGCACTGGATCGGACCGCTGATGGCGATCATCGTCGTCGGCGGGCTCGGCAGCATCCCCGGTGCGGCGATCGCCGCGATGGTGCTCGGCCTGGGCCAGAGCCTGCTGCAGATCCCGCTCGGGACCACCTGGGCGCAAACGCTGTTCTACGTAGCGCTGTTCGCCACCTTGATGCTGCACCCCCAGGGATTCTTCGGAGGCCGCCTTGCGCAGCGATTCTGA
- a CDS encoding Gfo/Idh/MocA family protein, with product MSDHTYRILMNGVTGRMGYHQHLLRSVLAIRDDGGVALDDGGRIQVEPVLVGRNADKLARIADQHGVSEWSTDLDALLAEDDARIYFDTQATSERKKAILKAVAAGKHVYTEKPVASSVAEGEELVRAAESSGITHGVVHDKIFLPGLRKLKRLVEAGFFGRILSVRGEFGYWVFEGDLLPAQRPSWNYRAEDGGGVVLDMFCHWNYVLENLFGPVRAVTAKAVTHIPERWDEQGRRYDATADDAAYAIFELEGDVIAQINSSWAVRVERKELVEFQVDGTHGSAVAGLFGCRVQPRVRTPRPTWNPDEPTTEDFRAQWDEVPDNVVFGNGFRAQWEQFLLDVHHGRPHPYDLAAGVRGLRLAEAGLASSAQGRRIELPGGAA from the coding sequence ATGAGCGATCACACGTACCGAATCCTGATGAACGGCGTCACCGGCCGGATGGGCTACCACCAGCACCTGCTGCGCTCGGTGCTCGCGATCCGCGACGACGGCGGGGTGGCCCTCGACGATGGCGGCCGGATCCAGGTCGAGCCGGTCCTGGTGGGCCGCAACGCCGACAAGCTCGCGCGCATCGCCGACCAGCACGGGGTCTCGGAGTGGAGCACCGACCTCGACGCCCTGCTCGCCGAGGACGACGCCCGGATCTACTTCGACACCCAGGCCACCTCCGAGCGCAAGAAGGCGATCCTGAAGGCCGTGGCCGCGGGAAAGCACGTCTACACCGAGAAGCCCGTGGCCTCCTCGGTCGCCGAGGGGGAGGAGCTGGTCAGGGCCGCCGAGTCGAGCGGGATCACCCACGGCGTCGTGCACGACAAGATCTTCCTGCCGGGACTGCGCAAGCTCAAGCGCCTGGTGGAGGCCGGCTTCTTCGGCCGCATCCTGTCCGTGCGCGGCGAGTTCGGCTACTGGGTCTTCGAGGGCGACCTGCTGCCCGCGCAGCGGCCGAGCTGGAACTACCGCGCCGAGGACGGCGGCGGGGTGGTCCTGGACATGTTCTGCCACTGGAACTACGTGCTGGAGAACCTCTTCGGCCCGGTCCGGGCGGTGACCGCGAAGGCCGTCACCCACATCCCCGAGCGCTGGGACGAGCAGGGCCGCCGCTACGACGCCACCGCCGACGACGCGGCGTATGCGATCTTCGAGCTCGAAGGCGACGTGATCGCCCAGATCAACTCCTCGTGGGCGGTACGGGTCGAACGCAAGGAGCTGGTGGAGTTCCAGGTCGACGGCACGCACGGCTCGGCCGTCGCGGGCCTGTTCGGCTGCCGGGTGCAGCCGCGGGTGCGGACCCCGCGGCCGACGTGGAACCCCGACGAGCCCACCACGGAGGACTTCCGCGCCCAGTGGGACGAGGTCCCCGACAACGTGGTGTTCGGCAACGGGTTCCGCGCCCAGTGGGAACAATTCCTGCTCGACGTGCACCACGGCAGGCCGCACCCCTACGACCTCGCCGCCGGGGTGCGCGGCCTCCGGCTCGCCGAGGCCGGACTCGCCTCGTCCGCGCAGGGACGCCGCATCGAGCTGCCCGGTGGCGCCGCATGA
- a CDS encoding LacI family DNA-binding transcriptional regulator, which produces MAQERARLRLVDVAEEAGVSIAAASRALSGSAGVSDVIAQRVREVAERMGYVANVHARTLAGGASTSVGLLVHEIGDPYFTEIASGVLRVGARQGLTVQICHTGRDPDNELAQVRTLIANRVRAILIAGSGFVDARAQAAVKKELQAFQASGGRVAVIGRHHLGTDAVLPDNTAGGRTITEHVLSLGHRRIAFAAGPPALTTVADRLAGAGQALGEAGLTLDDVPVVEAAFTREGGFHATWRILEEHPDVTAVIALNDDMAIGVLSALRARGIAVPGEMSVAGFDDVAVAEHLSPALTTVRLPMTEMGEQALLLALKPQSSRPRRRSTAHTLVVRESTAPPRE; this is translated from the coding sequence ATGGCACAGGAGCGCGCGAGGCTCCGGCTCGTCGACGTCGCCGAGGAGGCCGGGGTCTCGATCGCGGCGGCCTCCCGCGCGCTGTCGGGGTCGGCGGGCGTCAGCGACGTCATCGCCCAGCGGGTGCGCGAGGTGGCCGAGCGGATGGGCTACGTCGCCAACGTGCACGCCCGCACCCTGGCCGGCGGGGCCAGCACGAGCGTCGGGCTGCTCGTGCACGAGATCGGCGACCCCTACTTCACCGAGATCGCCAGCGGTGTGCTGCGGGTCGGTGCCCGGCAGGGGCTGACCGTGCAGATCTGCCACACCGGCCGCGACCCGGACAACGAGCTGGCCCAGGTCCGCACGCTCATCGCCAACCGCGTGCGCGCGATCCTCATCGCCGGTTCGGGTTTCGTGGACGCGCGGGCGCAGGCGGCGGTCAAGAAGGAGTTGCAGGCGTTCCAGGCGTCCGGTGGCCGGGTCGCGGTCATCGGCCGCCACCACCTCGGCACGGACGCGGTGCTGCCGGACAACACCGCGGGCGGCCGGACCATCACCGAGCACGTGCTTTCGCTGGGGCATCGGCGGATCGCCTTCGCCGCCGGGCCGCCTGCGCTGACCACGGTCGCCGACCGGCTCGCCGGCGCGGGGCAGGCCCTCGGCGAGGCCGGGCTCACCCTCGACGACGTCCCGGTGGTCGAAGCCGCCTTCACACGCGAGGGCGGCTTCCATGCCACGTGGCGGATCCTCGAGGAACATCCGGACGTGACAGCGGTGATCGCGCTCAACGACGACATGGCCATCGGTGTGCTGTCGGCACTGCGGGCGCGCGGGATCGCGGTGCCGGGGGAGATGTCGGTCGCGGGCTTCGACGACGTGGCCGTCGCCGAGCACCTGTCGCCCGCGCTGACCACGGTGCGGCTGCCCATGACAGAGATGGGGGAGCAGGCGCTCCTGCTGGCGTTGAAGCCGCAGTCGTCCCGGCCGCGCCGCCGTTCCACGGCGCACACCCTGGTCGTCCGCGAGTCCACGGCCCCGCCTCGCGAGTAG